TATAATGTCGGTTTTTTCCAATTTTATCTCTTGTGGCAGTTGCAACTTTGCAGGAGCAAACAAATCTAAAAAGAAAAGTTATGAAATTACCAGCAGGACATCAGCGCGTCATACCTTATCTGATCTTAAAAGATGCAGAAGGTTTTTTCAAGTTTACAACCAGTGTATTTGATGCGAAGGAGACATTCCGTAGCTACCGCGAGGAGACGAAAGTATTGAGTCATTGTGAAATTGCCATTGGCGACTGCGCAATCATGTTCGCCGAAAGCACCGCCAACTGGGGCGTTGAGAATGCGGGGTTATTCGTTTATATGGATGATCCTGATGCGGCGTTTAACAAGGCCATAAAAGCGGGAGCAACGGAAGTGATGCCGATGACGGATCAGCATTACGGTCGTTCAGGAGGCGTGAAAGATCCGTTTGGGAATACGTGGTGGATCACAGGAGTTACGAATTAGCAATTACGAATTTGAGCGGAGAATGGCTGGTACGGTAGTGCCGGCCTTTTTTATTGAGATGATTTACTACTAGCGTGTATTCGTTTACGTTATATTCTGTTTCAATGTTAAGTTTTTATTATCGCCATATAACCGCAGTGGGAGCAACTAAATTGGCAGAATGCGTTGTTTCCACCAGCGCGGATTGACCAGGTGGGCGAGCCTGTGTCAACCGATGAGCTGTTTGTATCACCCACTAAATTAGAGTAAGAATGATTATAGACTATCCTGCCACTATGAGATTTCTGCTATCGGCCGCTTCCGACACGATTACAACATCGATACAACAATTGCCGCTGCATTATCAGCATTTAGCCATAAAGGAGGCAGCGGTAAAGTATATGGAAACGGACAGCGGGGATTACATTATCCAGGAGTTGCAGAGCAGGCATTGGGCGATTGGCTGGCTGACTTTTTCCATGCAGCATCCGGCAATAGTGCGGGCGGTGACAGACCGGCCGATGGTAGCCATCGTTTGCGTACCAGTGGGGAAGGTATCTGTTGAATTGCCGGGATATGGAAGTTTCACCTTGCAGAAGGGTAAATTCGGATTCGGGTATATGCCACCGCATCTGGAGTGCGGTATTTTCCTGACAGAATCGCGGAGTGAGATGGTATATTGTTCTTTTTCTCCCGAGTTTTTGTTGTCGTTTGCAGCACAGCATCCGGCTTTTCAGCAGCTTTACGAAGCGCAGCGAAACGGAGCAGCAGCGGGGGATGTATTGCCGGTTTTCAGGATGGGAGTAGAAGAAAGAAAAATACTGGATGCCATCAGGCATTGCACCTTAACGGGGCCGGCCCAGCTTATTTTCCTGCATGCCAGGATCAATGATTTGCTGATCAGCTACTTTACTGTACTGGAAACGGTAGATAAGCAGGAGGTGCGGCAGGAGAGCCAGCGGCAACGATTGATGGAAACGGAGTTATTCATCCGGGAGAACTATCATTTACCGTTGAGGATGCAGTTCCTTAGCCGGAAAGCCGGGATGAACCTCCGGACATTTGAAAAAGGTTTCAAGGGATTGTTTGGTGTAAAGGCAAAAGAATATATAGAACATCTGCGGGTGAAACAGGCATCAGAGCTACTGCGAAATACAGACATGCCGGTTACTGCGATCGCATATCATGTGGGATTTGCCGGCACCAATTATTTTTCATTCGTATTCAAGAAGATACACCATTGTTCACCGAGGGAATTCCGGCGCAGGCATGCGCAGCAAAAGATGGATAAAGGCGAATTTTTGTAAGTTTTTTTATTCGAATTATTGAACATTATATTAAGATTAAGTTTTGATCTTTACATAGACGCGGAAAAAAAGAATGATAGCAAGTTACCTGTTGAATTAAAAGACAGCCCTCAGAATAACGAATTTTATATATGCCAATGAAATCCTTGATATCTGGTTAACGCCATAGTATTTGCAGTACCTCATCATTGATATTCATTCCACGCCGGTGGAGGAGTAGGCGAAATCGCCTGCCCGGAAATGAATTGTTTTACCAGTTTTAAAGAAATGATTATGAAGAAAAGTGTCGTAGTTGATGCTATTAGTTATTTATTGGTGTTGTTGTTTACGTATACGGGGGTGACGAAGTTGTGGGACCAGCATGCATTCATGGTTCAGCTAAGGCAGCATCCATTGTTGCATGACCATGTTGCTTACTTCGTGCCTACTATACCGGCAATCGAAGTACTGATTGTTTTTTGTCTGCTCATACCCAGGTTCCGGAGAAAGGCGCTGGTAGCTTCGGCGGTATTGATGGGTATTTTTACGATTTACGTGGCTTATATGGTGATAAGATATCCTCGTGTGGATCTGCCCTGCTCTTGTGGAGGGGTAATGAGGTTGATGAGTTGGCCACAGCATCTGGTATTTAACGCGTGTTTTACTGTGATGGCGATTATTGCGGTGGTGATGGATAGGAGCAACAGGCAGGAATTCACAGGAAGTAAAATACAGATGGTATGAGAGGGGTGATGATGGTGCTATGTTGCTGTGTGATATTGCAGGCCTGTGTTTTCCGGAAGAAAAGCCAGATACCGGTTTTTAATATACTGATGCCGGATAGTACAACGGTGTTTAGTACGGGGAAGATACCGGAGGGGAAGGTGACGATGTTGGTTTTTTTTAGTCCGTATTGTGAACATTGCCAAAGTGAAACCTATGATCTTATCAAACATATAGATGGTTTAAAGGAGATCCACTTTTATTTTATCAGTATAGAGCCGATAAGCCGAATAAGAGAGTTCACGGAGTTTTATCGACTGCAGCAATATTCTAATATAGTGGTAGGACAGGATTATCAGGGTGTTTTTGTGAAATTGTCCGGGTTACGGACTATACCATCATCATTAGTTTACGATCAACATCGCCAATTGAGATGGACCCTTAAGGGAGAGTTTAATATCGATATGTTGAAAGGTTATCTGAAAGAGTTTAAATAGTTAATTATGCCGATTGATCCAAAAGATGAAGTTGTTTTCGGGTTGGTACCGGAA
The genomic region above belongs to Chitinophaga sp. 180180018-3 and contains:
- a CDS encoding VOC family protein; translated protein: MKLPAGHQRVIPYLILKDAEGFFKFTTSVFDAKETFRSYREETKVLSHCEIAIGDCAIMFAESTANWGVENAGLFVYMDDPDAAFNKAIKAGATEVMPMTDQHYGRSGGVKDPFGNTWWITGVTN
- a CDS encoding AraC family transcriptional regulator, with the protein product MIIDYPATMRFLLSAASDTITTSIQQLPLHYQHLAIKEAAVKYMETDSGDYIIQELQSRHWAIGWLTFSMQHPAIVRAVTDRPMVAIVCVPVGKVSVELPGYGSFTLQKGKFGFGYMPPHLECGIFLTESRSEMVYCSFSPEFLLSFAAQHPAFQQLYEAQRNGAAAGDVLPVFRMGVEERKILDAIRHCTLTGPAQLIFLHARINDLLISYFTVLETVDKQEVRQESQRQRLMETELFIRENYHLPLRMQFLSRKAGMNLRTFEKGFKGLFGVKAKEYIEHLRVKQASELLRNTDMPVTAIAYHVGFAGTNYFSFVFKKIHHCSPREFRRRHAQQKMDKGEFL
- a CDS encoding MauE/DoxX family redox-associated membrane protein codes for the protein MKKSVVVDAISYLLVLLFTYTGVTKLWDQHAFMVQLRQHPLLHDHVAYFVPTIPAIEVLIVFCLLIPRFRRKALVASAVLMGIFTIYVAYMVIRYPRVDLPCSCGGVMRLMSWPQHLVFNACFTVMAIIAVVMDRSNRQEFTGSKIQMV